Proteins encoded by one window of Flavobacterium sp. N502540:
- a CDS encoding FAD-dependent oxidoreductase, with translation MQTPLKIAVVGSGLVGSLLAIYLKKAGHTVHVYDRSPDIRKINFSGRSINLAMSNRGWKALDGVGVGDAVREIAIPMDKRAIHLVDKLNFQNYGQEGESIYSISRGTLNRKMIDLAEEAGAEFLFEQKIWDVTLNDATLHIGETERGEWEEKKYDMVFGADGAFSRIRHRMQRQSMFNYSQEFLNMGYKELNIPANADASHKLDKNSFHIWPRGEYMLIALPNLDGSFTCTLFMPFEGENSFASLTDRKMVEDFFLKNFPDSIEVIPKLAEDFFKNPTSTLVTMKCFPWTYEDKIALIGDACHAIVPFYGQGMNAGFEDITVLSEMIGKYGDDWKKIFSEYQISRKPNADAIAELSYRNFMEMSTKTADEKFLLQKKIEKAFSDKHPDKWIPLYSRVTFSDRPYSEALAIGDFQNVIMEEVLRIENIENIWNSPEVENKILELLQK, from the coding sequence ATGCAAACTCCACTAAAAATTGCTGTTGTTGGTTCCGGATTAGTAGGATCACTCTTGGCGATTTATCTTAAAAAAGCAGGCCATACCGTTCATGTTTATGATCGTAGTCCCGATATCCGTAAAATTAATTTCTCAGGTCGTTCTATAAATCTGGCAATGTCAAACCGGGGCTGGAAAGCGCTTGACGGCGTTGGTGTTGGAGATGCCGTGCGGGAAATCGCTATCCCAATGGACAAACGCGCCATTCATTTGGTCGATAAACTCAATTTTCAGAATTATGGGCAGGAAGGCGAGTCCATTTATTCCATTTCCAGAGGAACTTTAAATCGGAAAATGATTGATCTTGCGGAAGAAGCCGGTGCAGAATTTCTTTTCGAACAAAAAATCTGGGACGTAACATTAAATGATGCTACATTGCACATAGGTGAAACGGAAAGAGGGGAGTGGGAAGAGAAAAAGTACGATATGGTTTTTGGTGCCGATGGTGCTTTCTCGAGAATACGACACAGAATGCAGCGTCAGAGCATGTTCAATTATTCCCAGGAATTTTTGAATATGGGGTACAAAGAGCTAAACATCCCTGCAAATGCTGATGCTTCACATAAATTAGATAAAAACTCTTTTCATATATGGCCACGTGGCGAATACATGTTAATTGCACTTCCTAATCTCGATGGAAGTTTTACCTGTACTTTGTTTATGCCTTTTGAAGGCGAAAATTCATTCGCATCGCTTACAGATCGTAAAATGGTTGAAGACTTCTTTTTGAAGAATTTCCCCGACTCAATCGAAGTAATCCCAAAGTTGGCCGAAGATTTCTTTAAAAATCCAACCAGTACTTTGGTAACCATGAAATGTTTTCCGTGGACATACGAAGATAAAATTGCTTTAATTGGAGATGCTTGTCATGCTATTGTTCCATTTTACGGACAAGGAATGAATGCAGGTTTTGAAGATATTACCGTTTTAAGTGAAATGATCGGGAAATATGGAGACGACTGGAAGAAAATCTTCTCCGAGTATCAAATTTCACGTAAACCAAATGCCGATGCGATTGCCGAATTGTCTTATCGCAATTTCATGGAGATGAGTACCAAAACGGCCGATGAAAAATTCTTATTGCAAAAGAAAATTGAGAAAGCATTCTCAGATAAACATCCTGATAAATGGATTCCGCTTTACAGTCGCGTAACCTTTAGTGATCGTCCTTATTCCGAAGCTTTGGCAATTGGCGATTTTCAAAATGTAATAATGGAAGAAGTTTTACGAATAGAAAATATTGAAAATATCTGGAACAGTCCGGAAGTAGAAAATAAGATTCTGGAATTACTTCAGAAATAA
- a CDS encoding serine hydrolase: MQKPIKLVVLSVILLFFALNITSAQDKAKQIDQLLTTYNQYGQFNGSALVAENGKVIFKKGFGSANMEWDIPNQPDTKFRLGSITKQFTAFLILKLVDDGKLKLDVPITTYLPDYPKETGDKITLHHLLTHTSGIPNYTATPNFLRDKSRNPYTPEDFVKTFNKLPLEFKPGEKFNYSNSGYFLLGYIIEKVTGKTYEQYLQETILTPLKMVNTGFDHSEVILKNRAAGYEKQGKNFVNSSFIDMSIPYAAGSLYSTVEDLYLWDQALYTTKLLSEKSMESLFKPYIKAWGDFYSYGWFISEANNGSKDKLKVTEHGGGINGFNTLISRVPADKILVVLLNNTGNTVLGEMNTAIRAILYNQPYKPARKSLAADLLDIFSTKGVTAGIDTYKKLKNDPTFVIKENDMNEAGYQLLQSGKKKEAIEVFKMNAETFPKSGNVYDSLGEAYLADGDRKLAIANYSKSVELDPSNENGKKVLEEISKNKTK; the protein is encoded by the coding sequence ATGCAAAAACCAATCAAACTAGTTGTTCTCAGCGTTATTCTACTATTTTTCGCTTTGAACATTACCTCCGCACAGGACAAAGCGAAACAAATTGACCAATTATTAACTACCTATAATCAATATGGTCAATTTAATGGTTCGGCACTGGTTGCCGAAAATGGAAAGGTAATTTTTAAAAAAGGTTTTGGCTCAGCCAATATGGAATGGGATATTCCGAATCAGCCTGATACCAAATTCAGATTGGGCTCGATCACCAAACAATTTACTGCTTTTTTAATCTTAAAATTAGTGGATGACGGAAAACTAAAACTGGACGTTCCTATCACTACTTACTTACCGGATTACCCTAAAGAAACCGGCGACAAAATAACACTTCATCACTTACTTACGCATACCTCAGGAATTCCAAATTATACTGCTACACCAAATTTCCTTAGAGATAAAAGCCGTAATCCTTATACTCCGGAAGACTTTGTAAAAACATTTAATAAATTGCCTCTGGAATTTAAACCGGGCGAAAAATTCAACTACAGTAATTCCGGATATTTCCTCTTGGGGTATATTATCGAAAAAGTTACCGGTAAAACCTACGAACAATATTTACAGGAAACTATTCTTACTCCTTTAAAAATGGTAAATACAGGTTTTGATCATAGTGAAGTTATCCTTAAAAACAGAGCTGCGGGTTATGAAAAACAAGGCAAAAATTTTGTCAATTCTTCTTTCATTGACATGAGTATTCCATATGCGGCGGGATCTTTATATTCTACTGTCGAAGATTTGTACTTATGGGATCAGGCACTTTACACCACTAAATTGCTTTCAGAGAAATCTATGGAGTCTCTTTTTAAACCGTATATAAAAGCCTGGGGAGATTTTTACAGTTACGGATGGTTTATTTCAGAAGCTAATAATGGCAGTAAAGATAAACTGAAAGTTACGGAGCACGGTGGAGGAATTAACGGATTTAACACGCTCATATCACGTGTTCCTGCCGATAAAATTCTAGTCGTTTTACTTAACAATACAGGTAACACTGTTTTGGGCGAAATGAACACTGCTATTCGTGCTATTTTATACAACCAGCCTTATAAACCTGCCAGAAAATCATTAGCAGCCGATTTGTTAGATATTTTCTCTACAAAAGGTGTCACAGCCGGAATTGACACTTATAAAAAGCTAAAGAATGATCCCACTTTTGTTATTAAAGAAAACGATATGAACGAAGCCGGCTATCAATTGCTGCAAAGCGGAAAAAAGAAAGAAGCTATTGAAGTTTTTAAAATGAATGCGGAGACTTTTCCAAAATCCGGAAATGTGTATGATAGTTTAGGGGAAGCCTATTTGGCTGATGGGGACAGAAAACTTGCGATTGCAAATTATTCCAAATCAGTTGAACTGGATCCTTCAAATGAAAACGGGAAAAAGGTCTTAGAAGAAATTTCCAAAAACAAAACGAAATAA
- a CDS encoding HD domain-containing protein, with protein sequence MTELQTIYQRTLKFAAKRHADQNQVIPGTNLPYVVHLSNVTMEILFASQNTTSFNTAFAIQIALLHDILEDTATTFEEIAAEFDEEIAQAVLALTKNSKIPKEERMTDSLVRIKALSKEVWAVKLADRITNLQVPPENWTVEKIKEYHKQAVQILNTLKGGNAYLEKRLLERIQNYLLYCTVEKA encoded by the coding sequence ATGACTGAATTACAGACTATCTATCAAAGAACGCTAAAATTTGCTGCAAAAAGACATGCTGATCAAAATCAAGTAATTCCCGGAACCAATTTACCGTATGTTGTTCATTTAAGCAATGTAACCATGGAAATTCTATTTGCTTCGCAAAATACAACGTCTTTTAATACTGCATTTGCAATTCAAATTGCATTACTCCACGACATTCTTGAAGATACAGCAACTACATTTGAAGAAATTGCAGCGGAATTTGATGAAGAAATCGCTCAGGCTGTCCTGGCACTAACCAAGAATTCTAAAATACCTAAAGAAGAAAGAATGACCGATAGTCTGGTCCGAATTAAAGCATTATCAAAAGAGGTATGGGCTGTGAAATTAGCTGACAGAATAACTAATTTACAGGTTCCGCCGGAAAACTGGACTGTGGAAAAGATAAAAGAATATCATAAACAAGCGGTACAAATACTAAATACACTTAAAGGCGGCAACGCTTATTTAGAAAAAAGACTTTTAGAAAGAATTCAAAATTATTTACTGTATTGCACCGTCGAAAAAGCGTAG
- a CDS encoding class A beta-lactamase-related serine hydrolase produces the protein MKINPSIFPLKVFLIGVLLFHSQIGFSQEEKNSELYKIIMSRDSLLFNVGFNTCDISQFENLYSDSFEFYHDKDGPSDKALFLVNLKKGLCKSVETYKARRYLVPGSTEVYPLYQKGVLYGAIQMGIHQFYEKSAGKNESFADVKEKFGSTARFTHLWILENGDWKLKRSLSYDHQETNTAGTKSDIFDNDAAIKKWLVQNNIPALGIGLINDGKLQEVKVFGELKKGVAAPYNTIWNVASLTKPITAMVTLKLVSSGKWDLDEPLYKYWTDPDIANDPNTKLLTTRIVLSHQTGFPNWRFMNKSGKLDFKFKPGTKYQYSGEGLEYLRRALEKKFHKTLDQLASELVFRPLKMNDTQLVWNDKIDLSRYAIGYDNKGNAYEPTKNKTANAADDLLTTIEDYGTFLCSVMNSDGLSKKVFEDMTSHQVQTKKNKYFGLGFEIYDLGNNDYALSHGGADNGVQTIFLLLPKTKQGLIIFTNVDDGYKVYEKILTHYMGEKGKKIIEIETK, from the coding sequence ATGAAAATCAATCCATCTATTTTCCCGTTAAAAGTTTTTTTAATTGGAGTATTACTTTTCCACTCTCAAATCGGGTTTTCTCAGGAAGAAAAAAACTCCGAATTGTATAAGATCATTATGTCAAGAGACAGTCTTCTTTTTAATGTTGGCTTTAATACCTGTGACATTAGCCAGTTTGAAAATCTTTACAGTGACAGTTTTGAATTTTATCACGACAAGGACGGCCCTTCGGATAAGGCTCTTTTTTTAGTCAATCTCAAAAAAGGCTTATGTAAATCGGTTGAAACTTACAAAGCCAGAAGATACCTGGTTCCTGGCAGCACCGAAGTTTATCCGTTATATCAAAAAGGCGTGTTATATGGTGCCATACAAATGGGAATTCATCAGTTTTACGAAAAATCAGCAGGAAAAAATGAATCTTTTGCAGACGTGAAGGAGAAATTTGGCAGCACTGCACGATTTACTCATCTATGGATTTTAGAAAATGGTGATTGGAAACTTAAAAGATCTCTTAGCTACGATCATCAGGAGACCAATACAGCGGGTACCAAATCGGATATTTTTGACAACGATGCTGCCATTAAAAAATGGCTGGTACAAAACAATATTCCGGCACTGGGAATTGGTCTGATCAATGATGGGAAACTACAGGAAGTAAAAGTCTTTGGTGAACTTAAAAAAGGAGTTGCAGCACCTTATAATACCATTTGGAATGTTGCTTCTCTGACTAAGCCAATTACTGCAATGGTCACTTTAAAATTAGTAAGTTCCGGAAAATGGGATCTCGACGAGCCTCTATACAAATACTGGACAGATCCGGATATTGCAAATGATCCTAATACAAAATTACTAACGACTCGAATTGTCTTAAGTCATCAAACCGGTTTTCCGAATTGGAGATTTATGAACAAATCAGGCAAACTGGATTTTAAATTTAAACCCGGAACAAAATACCAATATTCGGGAGAAGGTTTAGAGTATTTGAGAAGGGCCTTAGAGAAGAAATTTCACAAAACGCTGGATCAGTTAGCCAGTGAATTGGTTTTTAGACCTCTAAAAATGAACGACACTCAGTTGGTCTGGAACGATAAAATTGATTTATCCAGATATGCCATTGGTTACGACAATAAAGGGAATGCTTATGAACCTACTAAAAACAAAACTGCAAATGCTGCCGATGATTTACTAACGACTATTGAAGATTACGGAACATTTTTATGCAGCGTGATGAACAGCGATGGATTGAGCAAAAAAGTTTTTGAAGACATGACTTCCCATCAGGTTCAAACCAAAAAAAACAAGTACTTCGGACTGGGTTTTGAAATTTATGATTTAGGAAATAACGATTATGCCTTATCGCATGGTGGGGCTGACAATGGGGTTCAGACAATTTTCCTGTTACTTCCAAAAACCAAACAAGGTCTGATTATTTTCACCAATGTTGATGATGGATATAAGGTTTACGAAAAAATCCTTACACATTATATGGGTGAAAAAGGGAAGAAAATAATTGAAATTGAAACCAAGTAA
- a CDS encoding glycine zipper family protein produces the protein MKALYIFIAAVFLVSCQNQGKEDINKAKQASIDSMKVEISKQRVIDSMRTEMAKIREEQKVEAQQKLETQKVVVVNQKADGTPTATQTTPKKKGWSSAAKGAVIGAGVGAVTGAIVSKRKGEGAIIGGLAGAGVGAGTGAIIDGSKKKKE, from the coding sequence ATGAAAGCTTTATATATTTTTATAGCTGCAGTATTTCTTGTTTCTTGCCAGAATCAGGGAAAAGAGGATATCAATAAAGCCAAACAAGCTAGTATTGATTCGATGAAAGTTGAAATCAGTAAACAAAGAGTTATTGATTCGATGAGAACGGAAATGGCAAAAATCAGAGAAGAACAAAAGGTAGAGGCGCAACAAAAGTTAGAAACACAAAAAGTGGTCGTGGTCAATCAAAAAGCTGACGGAACCCCGACTGCAACACAAACCACTCCCAAAAAGAAAGGCTGGAGTTCAGCGGCCAAAGGAGCTGTCATAGGTGCCGGAGTAGGAGCAGTGACAGGAGCCATTGTTAGCAAGAGAAAAGGTGAAGGTGCAATAATAGGCGGTTTGGCCGGAGCAGGTGTTGGAGCAGGAACCGGAGCTATTATCGATGGCAGCAAAAAGAAAAAAGAGTAA
- a CDS encoding helix-turn-helix domain-containing protein: MNLYSEHYVSEKSERFVTKIWCLDNYGGETTIENKLVLPNGCFNLAIVSGTHIEVHTSKRKYEMNEGFYFCSQMTNKVLVHLGSKTKVTIIQLQPWTLSMFPQYDLSHFSDSIIRINREELPFKIQTDAVTENLLQAINVYFEELCALHSEKNTIEKICEIIKHHNEEISVSEIGEILKVSQRLLQMKFKTATGLTIKKYIQILKFRKSVDQMVHSNPEKLSLTEVALYNKYFDQSHFIKQFKGVMKTTPKTFNSSLYFLSKKR, translated from the coding sequence ATGAATCTATATTCAGAACATTATGTAAGCGAAAAAAGCGAGCGGTTTGTTACCAAGATCTGGTGTCTGGATAATTACGGTGGCGAAACGACAATTGAAAACAAACTCGTTTTACCTAACGGCTGTTTCAATCTTGCTATTGTTAGCGGAACCCACATAGAAGTTCACACAAGTAAGCGAAAATACGAGATGAACGAAGGCTTTTACTTTTGTTCGCAAATGACTAACAAGGTTCTCGTTCACCTAGGGTCTAAAACCAAAGTTACCATCATTCAATTGCAGCCCTGGACGCTTTCGATGTTTCCGCAATATGATTTGAGCCATTTTAGCGATTCGATTATCAGGATTAATCGTGAAGAACTTCCCTTTAAAATACAAACGGATGCTGTTACTGAAAATTTACTGCAGGCTATAAATGTTTATTTTGAAGAATTGTGTGCTTTACATTCAGAGAAAAATACCATCGAGAAAATCTGCGAGATTATAAAACATCACAACGAAGAAATTTCGGTTTCGGAAATTGGGGAGATTTTAAAGGTCTCTCAGCGATTGTTGCAGATGAAGTTTAAAACGGCGACAGGGCTTACGATTAAAAAATACATTCAGATTCTGAAGTTCAGAAAATCCGTAGATCAAATGGTGCATTCGAATCCTGAAAAACTCAGTCTGACAGAGGTTGCACTTTACAATAAGTATTTTGACCAGTCGCATTTTATAAAACAATTTAAAGGAGTCATGAAAACAACTCCAAAAACATTCAACTCCAGTTTGTACTTTCTTTCTAAAAAAAGATAA
- a CDS encoding penicillin acylase family protein has translation MRKIKKILLVLLVLIVILGIGLCAYIFHLKPKYEGEVQLKNLQKETTVYFDDFGVPHIYADSEKDAMTALGYVHAQERLWQMELLRRIAPGRLSEIFGSVALKNDKFFSGIGIEETSAKAIAKLDPNSQSYKMTMAYLDGINQYMEEGVTPIEFTLVGVKKEKFTIKDVYNIFGYMSFSFAMAQKTDPLLTFIRDKYGVAYLKDLGIEGEFNTTRIKNSKENIEEYATISKSVAALLENSLIPPFVGSNSWVAGPTKTKSGKVIFANDPHISFSQPGTWYEAHLVTPDFELYGCYLAGTPYPLLAHNRNYAYGLTMFENDDIDFYQERNKEGDSNQYQTPTGFAAYTSIKKTIKVKDTSDVVLTVKSSRHGPIMNDVLDRLGKKNPIAMSWVYTQQPIQILDAVYGLSHAKNKDDFRKAVSLVAAPGLNVMYGDAKGNVAWWATGALYKHDKGVNTFLILDGASGKDDIKEHLDFSKNPCAENPKWGYVYSANNQPEAIDGFLYPGYYLPEDRAKRISGLMDAKSDWDKEAISKMIFDNTSLVSPGVVQRLISTVAGSSLSAEEKEAINALQSWKGTNNTEDVGPTIYNKWVYLYLKNTFEDEMGADNFSLYLDTSLGKQIIARQIQNENSVWWDNIKTKNVKETRSDIVSKSFHEAIVELQEQFGNQVADWNWGKAHTVEHEHPLGKVAALRSLFNVGPFAAPGSNEVINNQFFGFNKEGKYHVKGGPSTRRVVDFSDIENSWSILPTGQSGNPFSKHYDDQAEMYNAGKFRKMKLNKEEIIKTSTKLVLKPKAK, from the coding sequence ATGAGAAAAATTAAAAAAATTCTGCTGGTTTTATTGGTATTGATTGTTATTCTTGGAATTGGTCTTTGTGCCTACATCTTTCATCTGAAGCCTAAATACGAAGGTGAAGTACAGTTGAAGAATCTCCAGAAAGAAACCACGGTGTATTTTGATGATTTTGGAGTGCCTCATATTTATGCCGATTCTGAAAAGGACGCGATGACGGCACTTGGTTATGTTCATGCGCAGGAACGATTATGGCAAATGGAATTACTTCGAAGAATTGCACCCGGAAGATTATCGGAAATCTTTGGATCGGTTGCACTAAAAAATGATAAATTTTTCTCCGGAATCGGTATAGAAGAAACTTCGGCAAAAGCGATAGCAAAATTAGATCCGAACAGTCAGAGTTATAAAATGACCATGGCTTATCTGGACGGGATAAATCAGTACATGGAAGAGGGAGTAACGCCGATTGAGTTTACCCTGGTAGGAGTGAAAAAAGAAAAATTTACCATAAAAGACGTGTATAATATTTTTGGTTATATGTCTTTTAGTTTTGCAATGGCACAAAAAACAGATCCTTTATTAACTTTTATTCGTGATAAATACGGCGTTGCATATTTAAAAGATTTAGGGATCGAGGGGGAGTTTAATACCACCAGGATCAAAAACTCAAAAGAGAATATCGAAGAATATGCCACCATTTCAAAGTCAGTAGCGGCATTGCTGGAGAATTCACTTATTCCTCCTTTTGTGGGAAGTAACAGCTGGGTTGCGGGACCCACTAAAACGAAAAGTGGAAAAGTGATTTTTGCGAATGATCCGCATATTAGCTTTTCACAGCCTGGGACCTGGTATGAAGCACATTTGGTAACACCGGATTTCGAATTGTACGGTTGTTATCTGGCCGGAACACCGTATCCGTTATTGGCACACAACCGCAATTATGCTTACGGACTGACAATGTTCGAGAATGATGATATCGATTTTTATCAGGAAAGAAATAAAGAAGGTGATTCTAACCAATATCAGACGCCAACGGGTTTTGCAGCTTATACGTCGATTAAAAAAACGATAAAAGTAAAAGATACGTCAGATGTGGTTTTGACGGTTAAATCAAGCCGCCACGGGCCTATCATGAATGATGTGCTGGATCGTTTAGGAAAAAAGAATCCTATTGCAATGTCGTGGGTCTATACACAACAACCCATCCAGATTTTAGATGCCGTTTACGGACTTTCGCATGCTAAAAATAAAGACGATTTCAGAAAAGCAGTTTCGCTTGTAGCGGCACCGGGTTTGAATGTGATGTATGGTGATGCTAAAGGAAATGTGGCATGGTGGGCAACCGGAGCACTTTATAAACATGATAAGGGAGTGAATACTTTTCTTATTTTGGACGGTGCCAGTGGCAAAGACGATATTAAAGAACATTTAGATTTTTCGAAGAATCCTTGTGCCGAGAATCCAAAATGGGGTTATGTGTATTCTGCCAACAATCAGCCTGAGGCTATTGATGGCTTTTTATATCCGGGATATTATTTGCCAGAGGATCGTGCCAAAAGAATTTCAGGTTTGATGGATGCAAAATCAGATTGGGATAAAGAAGCCATCAGTAAGATGATTTTTGATAATACTTCACTAGTTTCACCGGGAGTGGTGCAGCGTTTAATTTCGACTGTAGCCGGAAGTTCGCTTTCAGCAGAAGAAAAAGAAGCAATAAATGCTTTGCAATCATGGAAAGGAACCAATAATACGGAGGATGTTGGACCAACGATTTACAATAAATGGGTTTATCTGTATCTGAAAAATACTTTTGAAGATGAGATGGGAGCCGATAACTTCAGTTTGTATCTTGATACCTCACTGGGGAAACAAATCATTGCAAGACAAATTCAGAATGAAAATTCCGTTTGGTGGGACAACATCAAAACCAAGAACGTAAAAGAAACCAGAAGCGATATTGTTTCAAAATCCTTCCATGAAGCAATAGTGGAACTTCAGGAACAATTTGGAAATCAGGTCGCAGATTGGAACTGGGGTAAAGCACACACCGTTGAACATGAACATCCTTTGGGGAAAGTAGCAGCTTTGCGCAGTTTGTTTAATGTAGGGCCATTTGCAGCTCCGGGATCGAATGAAGTAATAAACAATCAGTTTTTCGGATTCAATAAAGAAGGAAAGTATCACGTAAAAGGCGGACCATCAACCAGAAGAGTAGTTGATTTTTCTGATATCGAAAATAGCTGGAGTATTTTGCCAACAGGACAATCGGGTAATCCGTTCAGTAAACATTATGACGATCAGGCCGAGATGTACAATGCCGGTAAATTCAGAAAGATGAAACTGAACAAAGAAGAGATTATAAAAACATCCACCAAATTAGTTTTGAAACCAAAAGCGAAGTAG
- a CDS encoding GNAT family N-acetyltransferase, which yields MNSTILQSEIILKNEKVLLIPFESERNIELKEIIFDDGIWKYMGMYVRDEKDFENYIQNTLEQKASGICYPFLIIDKATNRVAGSTRYGYLNHASQKCEIGWTWYGEKFQGTGLNKACKFELLNFGFEAIQFRRIQFSTDLENKKSQRAIEKLGATKEGLFRNNYIDSEGKSKDDVYYSIIPEDWQAVKTNYFPEFI from the coding sequence ATGAACAGCACAATTTTACAATCAGAAATTATCCTGAAAAACGAAAAAGTACTATTAATTCCGTTTGAGAGTGAAAGAAACATTGAACTCAAAGAAATCATTTTTGACGATGGGATCTGGAAATACATGGGCATGTACGTTCGCGATGAAAAAGATTTTGAAAACTACATTCAAAACACTCTGGAACAAAAAGCATCGGGAATTTGCTATCCTTTTTTAATCATTGATAAAGCTACCAACCGGGTTGCAGGAAGTACCAGATACGGCTACCTGAATCATGCAAGTCAGAAGTGTGAAATTGGCTGGACCTGGTACGGAGAAAAATTTCAGGGAACCGGCTTAAACAAAGCCTGTAAATTTGAGTTGCTAAATTTTGGATTTGAAGCCATTCAATTCAGAAGAATACAATTCAGCACTGATCTTGAAAACAAAAAGTCACAACGAGCAATTGAAAAACTAGGAGCAACCAAAGAAGGTCTTTTTAGAAACAATTATATCGATTCGGAAGGAAAAAGCAAAGATGATGTTTATTACAGTATTATTCCTGAAGACTGGCAAGCAGTTAAAACAAATTACTTTCCTGAATTTATATAG
- the kynU gene encoding kynureninase yields MTFQNTREFAKQLDSEDILNHYQDQFIFPKVNDKRVIYFTGNSLGLQPKRTKAYIDEVMNDWADLAVEGHFYAEKPWWDYQERFAEPLSKIVGALPSEVTVMNTLTVNLHLLMVSFYQPTATRYKIICEEKAFPSDQYMFQSQVHFHGYKTEDAIVEIKRREGEHNIRLEDILAKIEEVGDELALVLIGGVNYYTGQVFDMKTITAAGQKAGAKVGWDLAHAAGNIKLQLHDWNVDFAAWCSYKYMNSGPGNASGCFVHEKHHNNPDLPRFAGWWGHNKERRFKMEPNFDPVHGADGWQISNLPILSLAPYLASVEMFAEVGMDTLIAKRDKITAYLEFILHEIDKEVKGNFEIITPSNLSERASQLSVFLHGEGRSLFDYLMKNGVITDWREPNVIRLAPVPLYCSYEDMYDFGQVLKKGILGE; encoded by the coding sequence ATGACTTTTCAAAATACACGCGAATTCGCGAAACAACTCGATTCAGAGGATATTTTAAATCACTATCAGGACCAATTTATATTTCCAAAAGTTAATGACAAAAGAGTGATTTATTTCACCGGAAACTCTTTAGGATTGCAGCCAAAACGTACCAAAGCTTATATTGATGAAGTAATGAACGATTGGGCAGATCTTGCCGTAGAAGGTCACTTTTATGCCGAAAAACCATGGTGGGATTATCAGGAAAGATTCGCTGAGCCCCTGAGTAAAATAGTGGGAGCTTTGCCTTCTGAAGTAACGGTAATGAATACTTTGACTGTAAATCTTCATTTGTTAATGGTTTCTTTTTATCAGCCAACAGCAACCCGTTACAAAATCATCTGCGAGGAAAAAGCATTTCCTTCAGATCAATATATGTTTCAGAGTCAGGTACATTTTCATGGTTATAAAACAGAAGATGCAATTGTAGAAATCAAACGCCGTGAAGGAGAACATAATATTCGCCTTGAAGATATTCTGGCCAAAATTGAAGAAGTAGGAGATGAACTGGCTCTAGTGTTAATAGGAGGAGTAAATTATTATACCGGGCAGGTTTTCGATATGAAAACAATTACTGCTGCAGGCCAAAAAGCAGGAGCAAAAGTGGGCTGGGATCTGGCACATGCAGCCGGAAATATTAAACTACAGCTTCACGATTGGAATGTAGATTTTGCTGCGTGGTGCAGTTATAAATATATGAACTCAGGACCGGGGAATGCTTCAGGCTGTTTTGTACATGAAAAACATCATAACAATCCGGATTTACCAAGATTTGCCGGATGGTGGGGACATAACAAGGAACGTCGTTTTAAAATGGAGCCTAATTTTGATCCGGTTCATGGAGCAGACGGTTGGCAAATTAGTAATTTACCAATACTTTCTTTAGCACCTTATTTGGCTTCCGTTGAAATGTTTGCCGAGGTTGGAATGGATACCCTGATCGCAAAAAGAGATAAAATTACCGCTTATTTAGAGTTTATCCTACATGAAATTGATAAAGAGGTAAAAGGTAATTTTGAGATTATAACACCTTCAAATCTTAGTGAGAGAGCTTCTCAACTTTCGGTTTTTCTACATGGAGAAGGAAGAAGCTTATTTGATTACCTGATGAAAAATGGCGTGATAACAGATTGGCGTGAGCCTAATGTAATTCGTCTGGCACCCGTTCCGTTGTATTGTTCGTATGAAGACATGTATGATTTTGGACAGGTTCTTAAAAAAGGAATTTTAGGAGAATAA